A stretch of the Octopus bimaculoides isolate UCB-OBI-ISO-001 chromosome 8, ASM119413v2, whole genome shotgun sequence genome encodes the following:
- the LOC106875750 gene encoding trafficking protein particle complex subunit 6b: MDEVMFEFLHMEIINYVYRTATKDEKENCISHLESLGFRVGQSLVERFTRDWPRYKDELDTMKFICKDFWMAVYKKQVDNLRTNHMGVYVLLDNRFRFLVQLSSGKQYLENAPKYLAMSCGIIRGALSNLGINCVVTAEVTVMPSCKFQIHIQRL, translated from the coding sequence atggATGAAGTTATGTTTGAATTTTTACACATGGAAATAATTAACTATGTTTACCGAACGGCGACAAAAGACGAGAAAGAAAACTGTATTTCACACCTAGAATCGTTAGGATTCCGTGTCGGACAATCGCTAGTGGAGCGCTTTACTCGCGACTGGCCCCGATATAAGGACGAACTAGACACTATGAAATTTATATGTAAAGACTTTTGGATGGCTGTATATAAAAAACAAGTGGATAACCTACGTACCAATCACATGGGAGTGTATGTATTGCTTGATAACCGTTTTCGTTTTCTTGTGCAGTTATCTTCAGGAAAGCAGTATCTTGAAAACGCCCCAAAATATTTAGCCATGTCTTGTGGTATTATACGTGGAGCCCTCTCCAATTTGGGAATCAACTGTGTAGTTACAGCTGAAGTTACAGTTATGCCATCGTGCAAATTCCAGATCCATATTCAAAGACTTTAG